One Kineococcus aurantiacus genomic window carries:
- a CDS encoding helix-turn-helix domain-containing protein, giving the protein MDRIAEAIKARRTSMGWSLRELGTRAGVSASLLSQIETGKSQPSVNTLYALVNVLGLSLDEVLVDAPANPAGHEEAQQPVAAAGGLSVVGADFTQVAAELDADDRPHWDTVMRPGTRPTLELESGVVWEKLTDSADALVDCLLVTYQPGGSSSSSGKLTQHTGVEYAYLLEGTLSLQLEFTRHVLRPGDSLSFDSSRPHLYRNESDRPARGVWFVLGRRPGGLPPAALQALGLSTDR; this is encoded by the coding sequence ATGGACCGCATCGCTGAGGCCATCAAGGCCCGGCGCACGAGCATGGGCTGGAGCCTGCGCGAACTGGGCACCCGCGCCGGGGTGTCGGCGAGCCTGCTCTCGCAGATCGAGACCGGCAAGTCGCAGCCGTCGGTGAACACCCTGTACGCCCTGGTCAACGTCCTGGGCCTGTCCCTGGACGAGGTCCTCGTCGACGCCCCGGCCAACCCCGCCGGGCACGAGGAAGCCCAGCAACCTGTGGCGGCTGCCGGTGGGCTCAGCGTCGTCGGGGCCGACTTCACGCAGGTCGCCGCCGAACTGGACGCCGACGACCGCCCGCACTGGGACACCGTCATGCGCCCGGGCACGCGCCCGACGCTGGAGCTGGAGTCGGGCGTCGTGTGGGAGAAGCTGACCGATTCGGCCGACGCGCTGGTGGACTGCCTGCTGGTCACGTACCAGCCCGGCGGCAGCTCCTCCTCCAGCGGCAAGCTCACCCAGCACACCGGGGTGGAGTACGCCTACCTGCTGGAGGGGACGTTGAGCCTGCAGCTGGAGTTCACCCGGCACGTGCTGCGCCCCGGGGACTCGCTGTCGTTCGACTCCTCGCGCCCGCACCTGTACCGCAACGAGAGCGACCGCCCCGCCCGGGGCGTGTGGTTCGTGCTCGGGCGCCGGCCGGGCGGACTGCCACCGGCAGCGCTGCAGGCCCTGGGCCTGTCCACCGACCGCTGA